The window AACTTTTTATAGAGGTGAGTGGTGTCCTTATTGCAATCTGGAACTTAGGGCATATCAGCAAGCATTACCGGAAATAAATGCTCTAGGTGCGCAATTGATTGCTATTAGTCCTCAAACACCAGATCATTCATTGTCAATGAAGGAAAAAAATGAACTTGCATACCCAGTTCTAAGTGATGTGGGTTCTCACGTAATTAAGGAATATAATTTATTATTTGAATTACCAACATATTTAGTTGAAGTGTACAAAGGTTTCGGTATTAACTTAGAAGAATTTAACGATAGTGACTGGTCATTACCTGTTCCAGCAACATTTATAATCGATCAGAATGGGAAAATTAGATTAGCTTCTGTTAACCCTGATTATACGAAACGAATGGAACCATC of the Bacillus sp. SM2101 genome contains:
- a CDS encoding peroxiredoxin-like family protein: MSILTTLAEQLKAYNENAVKKMPEEVLNKMVQATTDLAQSDIAKGLEIGDHAPEFTLSDPTGKELNLYEQLQKGPVILTFYRGEWCPYCNLELRAYQQALPEINALGAQLIAISPQTPDHSLSMKEKNELAYPVLSDVGSHVIKEYNLLFELPTYLVEVYKGFGINLEEFNDSDWSLPVPATFIIDQNGKIRLASVNPDYTKRMEPSEVINELKSL